The sequence below is a genomic window from Anopheles cruzii chromosome 3, idAnoCruzAS_RS32_06, whole genome shotgun sequence.
GATGCCTACATACCTACGCGATACTTAACCACCAATGCGTGGAATCATCCAATCATTTTTCCCGATTCGCAAGAATATTTACGAACGGTTCAATATCAGCAAGAATCACTAGCACCACGACGGCAGGAGTCGGCTCTggtgcagcaacaacatctgGCATCAGGATCGACTTTGTCATCACGATTACAAGAATCAACGCACCTGGAAGCAAAACCAAATGACAACAACTCCGGTGCACTACAGTTTGCTTGGAATATGCTTAGGGTAACTTAAAAACAACCGTTACCAACAACTAATTTAGCACTTCGCTAATGACTCCATTTACGCATCATTTCTTTTTACACAGTCCGTCGTGTTGCCTCAGAGTGGAAACACCGTCCTCTGTCCAATACTACCTCAGACGCTACTGGCGAATCTCTACGATGTAGCCAGTCCCGGTGCCAGAACCGAGTTGCGCTCCACTCTGCACGCTTCCTATGAAGAGCTTCAACCGTTGATACGCACCCAGCTGACCGCGGCGGGTCGATCTTTGGAGAATCAGCTCGATTACGCCATGATATACTTCTTGGGGAAGGATATGCTCATCAATCAAGAGTTCCGGGACAAATCCGTGCGCGATGGCGTCGCCTTTCAGAGTCTCGATTTCCGAAATGCAAACACTGCGGCAGCCACCGCCAACCAATGGGTGATGTCCAAGACCCGAGGGGCCATACGCGAAATTCTTTCACCCGGTATGCTACTCTACCATTGCAGTGAATTTCATTTGCCTAACCGTTTGCTTCCCTTTCCACAGCCTCGCTTGACCAGGCAACGCGCCTGGTAATGGCTAGTGTGATCTACTTCAAGGGAAAATGGAAGTACCAGTTCACGCAGACGAAATCGGAACCATTTGCTCCAGGTCCGGGCCGATCGGTGCAGCAGGTGCCGATGATGTATCAGTTCAATAAACTGCGCTACGGAGAGATCGACCTGCCCGGACGGAACGGTGGTATGCGCTGGGTCGAGCTACCGTACGAGGGAACCGGCGGCTTGTCCATGGTGCTGATGCTTCCGCAGGAGCGACATCAGTTGGAAAGCGCGGCGAGCCAACTGACTCCATCACACTTGATGGACATGATGGAGCACCTGACGGCCCCAAGAGCGTCGAGAAAGGTTCACCTACGAGTGCCACGGTTCGAGGTGTACAGCTCCATGTCGTTGGTGTCGGTACTCAAAAGCATGGGACTTAGGGCGATCTTCGACAGTCCGCAAGCGCTGCAAGGGATGTCCAACGAACAGTTAGTGGTACGCGACGTTACTCAGCGTACGTTCGTCTCGGTCGACGAACAAGGCACTACCGCGACATCCGCGGCCTCACTCTCATTCGTAGCCCTCAGTGCCGGACCAGTGCCAGTTAACGTTAACTTTACCGCCGACGAACCGTTCATCGTGATGATCGTTGACAAGATCAATAAGTATCCCATGTTTGTGGCCAAGATTGAATCTCCTTCGTCGTCCTAACGTTTCGTGCGGCACTGAGTTTGCGAACAAATTTGTACAGCACCAATCATAAGAACACGCAACATTCTGCTCGTATGCTAAGCTAGTGATATAAAAGAAGAGAAGATGACGAAAAACATGAAAGTAAGCAAACTGTTAGCAAATATTTAAACGTGCATAACGAATTTTTGCAAAGTAAGTATAATTATTGATCAACGAGACGGCGCGatacacgcaaaaaaaacaatgcgaaGGCGAACTGAAGGTCAAGGAACTAACAAACAAATAGAATTCAGCGAAAACTGGTTTGCTTGCGCATAAAACTCTGACGACCAAAGTTAGTGCCCGTCAAAAAACTTGTAAACATCTGGGCTCATCGGCATCAATTATGAAGAGTTTCGAAATTGTTACCTCTACAGATTGATCAGCATTTTACTGCAGGTCACCGGCGCTTCTTATGTGATACCATTTAATCACTGACCTTATGGGCGGCCCACGGTCCATAGAACGAAGTTTCGCACCTCGGACGCTGCTTGGGAGAATCCCCAACGCAAGCAAGCGATCGTGCGCGGTGGAGATAACGACGCTCGCGATATTCACACGATCGCAGCCGATCACGTCTGCGTGTTgaaggtgtgtgcgtgaaggCTGCCTAGTTTGTGGCTTGAGTTCCATAAACCTGCGGAATCCCAtctcaaaacaaacagcaccaAGCGGCGAAGAGCCGCATAAGCCAGTAAAAGTGATCGTCGCAGGTTCACTCGTCAGTTCTGCGGTTGGCCCAATAGGGAGCAGTTGCCCATTTTGATGTGCCCGAGTCGTGGAAGAGGTCGTGCACAGTCTAGAAAAACCTGTCTTACAAGTTGTGCATCCTTCCCGTGCTGAGAACCGCGCATCTCACAATGAGTCGTATACTGGGACTTTTGGGTAAGTTTCTGTTCGCTGAGCGATCGTTCGTTACGCCGAAGGTAGCACTTGTAATTGCAAATCAAGCATCCGTAGCACACGGGGACTTTCGAAACAAATGTCGCTTATCAGTGCCACAGGGTTGACCTCTCGCACCGTCTGCTCTATCGGTTTCGACCTCAAGTAGCTAACTTCCTATGCGTTAGAGCAGCTCGCTTCCCTGTCGGTGCGATAATGACGGGTGAAGCGGGCCCGGGTAATACCCATCGGAAAGTCCCAAACCGGATCGGCTGGTGATGCGACAAACATCAAGCTCctctcggcactcggcacaACATCGCCAAAACGAGTTTGTTTTAGGCGGTTCTTGCTAATCAATCGAAAACCGATACACTCTTTTAGGCCGTTGTGCTGCTAATGTGCACGCTCTCCCTCTAATGGATTTGTggttaataataaaatatatgaTTACTATTTTAAGCTCTCGTCTCTATCGTTTTGAGCCACGAAATTACGTACACAGGAACTGTGCGTTTAACAAAGGAAGAATTTTGCCGGCACAACGGGCTACGACCGAACCGCTGTGATAAACGGTTTGAGGAGCACTTAAAAAACAACCCGCACATCGAAAAATGTCCTGGCACCGAATTAATCTACTCCAACTTCTGTTCCGAGTTTAAGAACGAGGTCACGAACGCCGTGGATCTGACAACGGATGCCACTAGCTATCCTCCTAGAAGACAGCCAAACTTTGACGAGTACATAGAAGTtcctcccagcagcagccgtgtgCCGGTCGAGAAGAAAGTGATGGAATTTTCGCTGCAACTGTTTAAAACCGCCGCGTTCGGTAGCAGTCCGGCTGGAAACTTCATTCTTAGCCCGGTTATGGTGCAAATGCTACTCGCGTACCTCATCGACGGTGCATCGAACATATCACGTGCGGAACTGAAGTCCGTGCTGCAGCTGACTATGGATGATCTGAAGGAACTCCAGCAAACGCTGAAGCCTGATGCGGAAACGGCAGTGGTGCCGAAGTACAAGCTCGATATCGCTTCACAAATATTCAAGTCGACGCAGATTGAGCTTCTGCCGGCGTTCCAGGAGTCGCTCAAGCGTAACAAAGTGCCACTACAGGAGATGGACTTTTCCAACAGGCGGGTGGCGGTTAACGAAATCAATCATTGGGTCAACGTCACGACACGACAGAGGATCACTTCAATCGTCGACGAAAGTACGACTGTGCATCGTTTTTGAAGAAAGCGATAGTGTTAACATGCTGTCTTCTTTTAGATTCTTTGGATCCGGATACGCAACTGATGCTTCTGAACGCTATTTACTTCAACGGGTCGTGGCAGTACAGTTTCAATCGAACAGTTCCGAGGGCCACTTTCCATTTGAATGAAAATACTCGCTCCTCGTGCAATATGATGGTGCTTTCGCGTGAGCTACGTTACGGTAATACGCAGCCCGATCATGAGACCCACGGGCTGTATTGGATCGAGCTACCGTACACCGGCGACACGATGTCCATGATCTTGCTACTCCCCAACGAACGGTTCCAGCTGGATCGGGAGCTGCAACGGTTTCAGGCGCACGATTTGGAAAACATTCTTTCGGAAATTCGCGGCAACATTAAAGACAAGATCAAGGTCAATCTGCCGATGTTCAAAGCGGACAGCACGGTTTCATTAGTCGAGCCACTGAAAAAGGTCTGTGGAGATTCCGTTTCCTCAAATTGTGAAGAAACCATGTTGTGAGTTGATAATTTGTGGCATTAATTaccttctttctttctttttttcagaTGGGCCTATCATCAGTGTTCGGCACCGGTAACCCTTTCGACAAGCTGTCTAACACAGCCGTGAAAATATCTGACGTGCGACAAAAATCATTTTTAACCGTGAACATGCATGGTACGGTGGCCACTAGTGTTACCACCCTTACCGTTATCCCTCTCAGCATATCCCGGACGATGGACTTCATTGCTGATCAACCGTTTGCCGCCATTATTGTAGATAAGCAAAAAGGCATACCTTTGTTTATCGCAAGAATAAGCAAGCCAACCAAGATACAGGAGTAAAAAACGGCTCAGTTTTTTTTCATACACCATCCATCAGGGCTACACCgaccgattaatcggtttctattgGGAAGCCGTCAGTTCGAATCCCGGGCAGTGCATCAACAGGATTgtaaaactttaagttggtgctcAATACGGTTCTttccgttctaataataacaaataaaaaaacatgaca
It includes:
- the LOC128274408 gene encoding leukocyte elastase inhibitor-like — translated: MSRILGLLALVSIVLSHEITYTGTVRLTKEEFCRHNGLRPNRCDKRFEEHLKNNPHIEKCPGTELIYSNFCSEFKNEVTNAVDLTTDATSYPPRRQPNFDEYIEVPPSSSRVPVEKKVMEFSLQLFKTAAFGSSPAGNFILSPVMVQMLLAYLIDGASNISRAELKSVLQLTMDDLKELQQTLKPDAETAVVPKYKLDIASQIFKSTQIELLPAFQESLKRNKVPLQEMDFSNRRVAVNEINHWVNVTTRQRITSIVDENSLDPDTQLMLLNAIYFNGSWQYSFNRTVPRATFHLNENTRSSCNMMVLSRELRYGNTQPDHETHGLYWIELPYTGDTMSMILLLPNERFQLDRELQRFQAHDLENILSEIRGNIKDKIKVNLPMFKADSTVSLVEPLKKMGLSSVFGTGNPFDKLSNTAVKISDVRQKSFLTVNMHGTVATSVTTLTVIPLSISRTMDFIADQPFAAIIVDKQKGIPLFIARISKPTKIQE
- the LOC128274407 gene encoding leukocyte elastase inhibitor-like, with the translated sequence MKLGLATGTGAICGSALLGAVTLCAMWQSVASGPQTRSQEDAYIPTRYLTTNAWNHPIIFPDSQEYLRTVQYQQESLAPRRQESALVQQQHLASGSTLSSRLQESTHLEAKPNDNNSGALQFAWNMLRSVVLPQSGNTVLCPILPQTLLANLYDVASPGARTELRSTLHASYEELQPLIRTQLTAAGRSLENQLDYAMIYFLGKDMLINQEFRDKSVRDGVAFQSLDFRNANTAAATANQWVMSKTRGAIREILSPASLDQATRLVMASVIYFKGKWKYQFTQTKSEPFAPGPGRSVQQVPMMYQFNKLRYGEIDLPGRNGGMRWVELPYEGTGGLSMVLMLPQERHQLESAASQLTPSHLMDMMEHLTAPRASRKVHLRVPRFEVYSSMSLVSVLKSMGLRAIFDSPQALQGMSNEQLVVRDVTQRTFVSVDEQGTTATSAASLSFVALSAGPVPVNVNFTADEPFIVMIVDKINKYPMFVAKIESPSSS